The Dendropsophus ebraccatus isolate aDenEbr1 chromosome 3, aDenEbr1.pat, whole genome shotgun sequence genomic interval TGTTGGGatcctggcgcacatggctgactttatgttaggctgtctttcccgtgacgctcgggttaaaaaaaattttttacaacaccgattactgggtgttcacactcctggaccctcggtacaaacagaactttgccACTTTTTTTCCTGTCAAGGAAAGCAGTataagagtgaatcaatatccACAGGCCCTGGTGctaaagctgaaaatgtacttcccatctgacaccactagcaccagaggaTGTATTTCTGTGGTCCAAagagtgggggagaggaggggtggatcaAGCAGCTTGtcaggcaggggaacactctccaaggcctttgacagtttcatggcaccccagcaagactatgtcaaccgtccccagtctagacagagtagggaggaggccttcagaaagatagtgagggagtaccttgctaaCCATACCAACGTCTTTCCCgaccactctgctacatacaactactgggttggaAAAATGGATACATGTCCCGAACTGGCACTTTACTCCTTGGAGGTGCtaggctgccctgccgctagcgtgttgtcagagcgggtctttagtgcagctggtgccatcatcactgataagcgcacccacctgtcaactgacagtgctgacaggctgacgtttataaaagtGAACCAAGCCTAGATTTCACCTGAATTAAAcggtccacccggggaaagcagctcaacatgaagattcttggtatctcctctcctcctcctcttcctccttcaatTCTTAGCCAACAGCCATGCTGTgtatggcctaatttttgggaggctcacttgctttctcactcacttttaatggttatctgtgtcctcactgccatgctctgacgtcactatgtctgcggaggagcgggactggttgccgggggcccgccgatcacgtccctagcaaccagccagctgttatcttttttttttgtgtagctacAGCCAGGGTCTCACCAACCCCGGTCGaccggcatcaggtgtaccctggatggtgactgacagctggcctagccagttagctgtcagcacctaggttcctgtccactataaatcccagaacctggcctcactccaaatttttttttaaggttcacttgtttcctcactcacttttaatggttctctgtttcCTCACTGTCATTCTGtgcctggcctaatttttgggaggctcccttgcttcctcactcacttttaatggattGCTGTGTCCtccctgccatgctgtgtctggcctagtttttaggaggctcacttgcttcctcactcagtTTTAAgtattctctgtgtgctcactaccatgctgtgtctggcctaatttttgggaggctcacttgcctCCTCACTcactcctcactcacttttaatggttctctgtgtgctcactgccatgctgtgtctggcctaatttttgggaggcttacttgcttcctcactcacttttaatggctctctgtgtgctcattgccatgctgtgtctggtcaaatttttgggaggctcactcgCTTCCTtattcacttttaatggttctctgtgtcctcactgccatgctgtgcctggcctaatttttgggaggctcacttgcttcctcactcacttttaatggttctctgtgtgctcactgccatgctgtgactgacctaatttttgggaggctcacttgctacctcactcacttttaatggttctctgtgccctcactgccatgctctgatgtcactacgtctgtggaggagcgggatTGGTTGCCAGAGGCCCGCCAATCGcatccccggcaaccagccagctgtgttatattttttttgtgtagccgcggcCAGAGCCTCACCATGcccggtcgatcggcatcaggtgtacccttgatggtgattgacagctgacctagccagttaactgtcagcacttaggttcatgtccactataattcccagcccctggcctcactccaattttttgagaggctcacttgcttcctcactaacttttaattcttctctgtgtgctcactaccatgctgtgtctggcctaatttttaggaggctaacttgcttcctcgctcacttttaatggttctctgtgtactcactgccatgctgtgtctggcctaatttttgggaggctaacttgcttcctcactcacttttaatggttctctgtgtgctcactgccatgctgtgtttggcctaatttttgggaggctcactggctaccgcttctacatTGGTCACGCTGTTCTCACcccaatgctgtgtcaggctaaattttagggcggttcatatgctacctctgttttaatggttcccagtgatctcaccaccatgctgtgtcaggctaagtttttgggtggttcatatgctacctgtgtttgaatggtttcctgtgttctcactgccatgctgtgtaaggctaaattttggggtggttcattacacctctgtttttaatttttctctgtgtcctcaccgccatgctgtgtcaggctaagtttttgggtggttatcatatgctacctctgttttaatggttccctgtgttctcactgccatgctgtgtcaggctgagtttttgggtggttcatatgcctacctctgttttaaccaggctctTGCCCACAATTTAGTAACAGCAACAAACCACACTCCCTAGTAGAGATATTGGGTGCTAGTGCAGAAGGATTCCTCAATCCCGCAAAATATATATAGACAAAAGCACTGCACTACAATTGCCCACAATTTGGCATAAttgtgtgattaggcagcctcagaatcatccatgcatgctgcccctgctgtttcctgtccatttccgttgtgtttccatcattttctgaggttgacaggttttcacacaaccttccctacACCAAATTTGTCAAAGTTTCCCATTGACATTGAATGGGGTTCTTTACTCAAAAcaagcacttgagtatcgggagatattcgtctcgagtaacgagcaaccaagcattttagtactcgctcatcactatacagctcaaaaagaaaaaaatgcggGCTGAGTCAAGGAGAGAAGAAGGGCTCTTCTTACAGTTACTGTCACTTAATTTTGGTGATTATCGGGGGTCACAGATAGACCTCCTTTGACTGGACTTATCACATATCTCAATATACTAATCTCTTTGTGAGAAAACCACTTTACTAAAATGGTTGCAATTGTTATATTCATGAGGGAATGCCAATAATATTATGGCTATTATTATGCATTTGTTATTCGTTGACTGAACAGCAACGGTAATTTGCATGAGCAGCGCGGTTCCTCGGGAACATATATAATCAAAGGCAACACCTTCATATAAAGGTCATTGCTTTCTGGCATTTAGAGTATATTGATCAATATTAACAAAACCTGTTAATTATTCTGTCAGTTACCAATTTCAATTAACCCTGCTGTCCTGtttggtcaaaaatgaccaaatttgaaatttgatatttaaaatattcattatgtggttctgaaacttgtggttcattgacttttcctcatttgaggggttcttactaatagcagttttaatttatttattttttgtttacttttttctCCAcatctttttttacacttttactgttcagtcaaaaatgaccgataGCCTTTTCTACTAATCCccagccattttttgaaaaaaataaaggagttataatctcattttggtcTATATAGTTCATCTACTACTATTTATCAATTTATCTAGGTCCTTTTGGTCCATGCAgagttacacatacatacatgttaTATAATGCTGGTGAAAATGTGACTGTAGATGAACAACTGGTGTCATTCAGAGGTAGGTGTCCATTCAAACAGTACATTCCAAGTAAGCCTGCAAACCGTGGCATCAAAATATAGACTCTGTGGGACAGCAAACGTTCATACACTGTAAATGCTCAGGTATACATAGGAAAAAACCCTGGAgaaagagctgaaaaaaaatcaaggtatGCGAGTTTTGGATTGGACACATGGGCTCAAAGAACGAAATGTTACATGTGACAATTTTTTCGCATCACACCAACTGGGGTAGATGTTGCTGAAAAGAAAAATGACCATATTGGGTACTGTTAGAAAAAATAAGCCAGAACTGCCGCAAGGTATCCTCTGTAAGAGAGACGTTTATAGTTTCACAACAGTAGTTTCTTACGTTTCCAAAAAACACAAACGTGTCATTTTGATGAGCACAATGCACCATAATAATGCAATCAGTAGCAGAGACGACAGAAAGCCGGACATGATTTTACATTACAATGCCGTAAAAGGGGAAGCTGGTACTCTAGATCAACTCAtaggcacttacacctgtaaacACAAAACTAATCTGTGACCAATGGTTGTTTTTTATAACATTCTTGGTGTGTCGCTGTaaaatgcatttgtgttatggcgtgaaatagagccaaatttttttttttttttgcaaatgtgcaatatgcatgaataatgcaataaggccatgtaacattttttgacacaaaaaaataaaaattaagtttttgatttcatttttaatttgtttatgaacaaccatgttcacacacagtataataatgcaaaagaaattcaaataaaaTACTTAAATTTGTTAAAAATCCAGACTTTAATAGGCGCGGTCAAAAATTACCAgtacattatatgtgtatagtagaaccaAACAGAACATCAGGGTTAAGTGACTAGTCGTCCTTTTGTAgagaaaaacaaattaataatTTGAAAATAAACTCCTCAGATATATTATGTGAAAACATTTGCTGGGGTCAATTTTCTATTCTAGCGTTTAAAATTACTGGATCTCATTGTAAGTATGAAAAGTGCCGGGCTTGTTTTGGTGACTGAACCCTAAGCGTTAATCACGAATTACCGATAAACTATAACCAACCATCTCACAAGCTATGGggcaaatggaagaaaaaaactgcagcaggaCAACGTATTTTATAATACTTGgtttccagggaattccagagaCATTCTTTTTTAGCTTTATACTTTTCTTCTTTGTCTACCTTTTAACGGTGTTCTCCAATATTGTAATTATTCTATTGGTGAAAACAGACTCTCATCTGCATTCTCCAATGTACTTTTTTATCTCTAATCTGTCAGTTCTAGAGATTGCATATATCTCCTCCACACTGCCGAATTTAATGGTCGGGATTGTGTCAGGAAATAAATCAATTTCTTTCACTGGTTGTATTATTCAGCTTTCTTGTTTTAGCTGTTTAGGTGGTACTGAAAACGTTCTCCTGGCATTTATGGCTTATGACCGCTATTTAGCCATTTGCAACCCTCTTAAATATACCATGATAATGTCTCCAAAAATGTGCACCCAGCTGGCATGTTTATCCTGGTCCTTGGGATTTATTATAGCAATGGCTGCTATTCTGTTAGTTGTTTTATCTTGTTTTTGTGGTCCAAATATAATAGAACATTTTCTATGTGAATCAACACCCTTATTGCAACTTTCCTGCACAGACGTCTCCATAGCTACACTTGTGCTCTCCATATCAACGTCTATATTAACGTTAAGCTCTGTTTTTTTCACCATGATCTCTTACTGTTTTATTATACATACAATTATCAAAATACCTTCTACAACTGGTAAAAAGAAGGCCATGTCTACTTGTGCTTCCCATTTTACAGCAGTAATCTTTTTCTATACTTCAGTATGTGTTATGTATGTTCATCCATCTGGCTCCAACCCAAGTCGAAATAAGATAGCTGCTGTGTTCTATGGAATCATAACTCCGCTGCTAAACCCTTTTGTCTATAGCCTTAGGAATAAAGACATGAAGAATGCTTTGTATAGAGCactgaaaaaattaaaaaagttgaTATTTTAGtttatggtagaaaaaaaaacatttacacagATTACTGTCTAGGGCTAgggtcacactatgtaaaaacgatGGACGCCTTTCATATTGACCGTCGTTATTGCGCAAATAACATCTATTATTTCTTAAATCACAGACATTATTTGCCCAATGACAGCCATTAGGTTATGTAAGATGACGGTCATTTGTacatactgtgaacatagccaaagaaagCAAGAGCTGTTTGTcattgttaaccccttcccgtcagtagcatgtatatatacgttcctactgcacataccccgtgcagtaggaatgtatatatatgttcctgactgacagggttcTTGATGTGAGCAGGAGCGCTGCAGGGACTGCAATCCTGCTCACATTACTAAGTCCGGGGCCACAGGTAATGTGAGtaagctgtgatcccgcagccaactttcattaaccctttaaacaccGTGATCTCTGTAgatgtttaaggtgctcagtgacagatcaaacatctgtcactgagtgatcggcacagctgcgggggtcccaatcacatGTGCAGACAGGCGGgcgtaagctccttacctccgtcctgtcggatccacGATATATGTGTAGAGCCTctgtcaggcaggctctatacatagatcgccgataacactgatctatgctatgctatggaggAGACAGAAGGGTTAAACTCCAGGAGAGAGAGGCCTTCTGGATCTTCCACCTGGAAACTTACGCTCCAAATGGGTTAAACCAGCGCAGAGAATTACAACTATATTACTAGTGCCTTATATTATTATGTCTATCTGCCATTATTATGAaatgtattatatgtattgtcATATCTGATGACTGAAACAGCATTGTTTTTAATGAGGTTTTGTAATGCTTTGAATTTATAAATGTATTAGCACACATGTGTAGCAACTTTCCTGATACcttgaggggggaggggctatgtgtTTAAATGGAAGCATTATTCTGCTACTCCCCATGTCGTGACCAAGGGCGCGTATGCGCCAGAAACGCGTAGACATACCTATATGAGAAGTGGTTGATGTGTCCATGATCTTATGGGTCCACAATAAAAGTTTCCTGATTCACCTGCTGGTCCTAGTGTCGTGTTGAAGTATCTGAGCACTGGCTGGAGTGTTGGACCGTGCGGGGCAGACGAGGAGAGACCGTGGTGAGCTGGccttcactttactgcacatagcatagaccagtacatgcaatctaatgattgcatttttta includes:
- the LOC138786451 gene encoding olfactory receptor 6B1-like — translated: MEEKNCSRTTYFIILGFQGIPETFFFSFILFFFVYLLTVFSNIVIILLVKTDSHLHSPMYFFISNLSVLEIAYISSTLPNLMVGIVSGNKSISFTGCIIQLSCFSCLGGTENVLLAFMAYDRYLAICNPLKYTMIMSPKMCTQLACLSWSLGFIIAMAAILLVVLSCFCGPNIIEHFLCESTPLLQLSCTDVSIATLVLSISTSILTLSSVFFTMISYCFIIHTIIKIPSTTGKKKAMSTCASHFTAVIFFYTSVCVMYVHPSGSNPSRNKIAAVFYGIITPLLNPFVYSLRNKDMKNALYRALKKLKKLIF